Genomic DNA from Armatimonadota bacterium:
CACGATTTCGCCCGAGGAACTGGCCGCCTTCGCGGCAACGCTGGAATCCGAGGCCGACGCGATTTCCGCCTAGCCCCTCCACCGGTCCGATGTCAGATCGGGGCGCCCACCCGGGCGCCCCGCACTTTTTCACTGTCGGAGCCCACCGAAATCAGTCGGCCTGGAATCCTTCTCGCTTGTGGCTGCCGTCGCAGAACGGCTTGATCCCTGAGTGGCCGCATCGGCACATGGCGATCGTTTCGTGGGTCACCGGGATATCCGCCCCTGCCGAGTCCTTCAGGCTGATCGGGCCGGTGATGAGGATCGGGCCGTCCTTCAGTAACTCAATCTTTACGTCTGGCATACACAGTCTCCTTGTGTGGCGAATCTGACGGAGGCACAATGCTCCGCTTTGCCTCTTTCATGGTAGACCGCCCGCCGTCGAATCATTGCTTCGGTTCGATTAATTCCACCGTATGGAGTTATGGACTCCCGGATCGAAAGCGGTCCTGCATAAGCGCGGCGATGGCCCGGCGCGAAACGTCTCGCCGCAGCCGGTGTATATGTGGTAGGGACTATATGCGACGCGCGATGCGCCTGCCACCCGGAGGCTGTCAGCAGAGACGCACGCCCAAACGGCAGGCTCTCTGCTATAATCATTCAGCGGAGGGCGTGTGGCGGAACGGCATACGCAGCGGACTTAAAATCCGCCGGGGTAACCCTTGTGGGTTCGAATCCCACCACGCCTACCAGATACAACGGTTCCGAGTTCCTGGCTCCGCGCCTCGGAACTGGACACTCGGAACTCGGAACCCACGAAAGGTGGATACGATCATAGCCGCGAAGACCATCAAGAACGCTGTGGCGGCGCCGGAACGGGCCGCCGTTTCAGGCGCCGCCACAACCACGGCGCCCGGGCAGCTCAATCAGGCCGCCGTGCAGGCGGAAGTCCAGGCGCTTCTCGCGCAAGGCCCCGAGGTCGCTTGCGATGTTGCGATTGTGGGCGGCGGCCCCGGCGGCTATGTGTCCGCAATCCGCGCGGCGCAGTTGGGCGCGAAAACGGTGCTCATCGAAGCCGGCCCCATGGGCGGGACCTGTCTGAACGTCGGCTGCATCCCCACCAAGTGCCTCCTCGGCTGTGTTGAGACCTACGACGCCGCGTTGCACGCCAAGGAAATGGGCGTGATCGTGGCGGACGTCAAGCCCGATTTCCCAGCGATGCTCGCGCGAACGAAGAAGATCGTCGACGGCCTCGTGAAGGGCGTCGAGTTCCTGATGAAGAAAAACGGCGTCACTGTGTTGAACGGCATGGCCGACTTCGTGGACGCGCACACGCTGGCGGTCGGCGCCCAACGCGTGAAAGCGAAGAACATCATAGTGGCGACCGGTTCCAAAGTCGTCGAGATCGATCTGCCGGGCATCGGTAAGGACTACATCACGTCCGATTCCGCGCTGGAAATGGGCGAACTGCCAAAACGGATGGTGATTCTCGGCGGCGGCGTTATCGGAATGGAATGGGGATTCATCTACCAGACGCTGGGCGTTCAGGTAACCGTGGTGGAAATGCTGCCCAACGTGCTCACCGGCGTCGAAAAGGAATGCGCGGACGAGCTGGTCAAAGTGCTGAAGAAGGCCGGGATGAAGATCCTGGTGGACTCCAAACTCGTGCGGGCGGAGCCCGGAGCGAACGGCGCAAAGCAGTACGTGGTCGAGACGAAGGCCGGCGAACAGAAGATTGAAGCGGAGTGCCTGTTCATGGCCGTCGGCCGGCGGGCGAACCTGACGGTGGACGCGGCGAAGATCGGGTTGAATGTGGAACGGGGCACTGTGGTTGTCGACGATCACCTGCGCACGAACGTGCCGGGCGTCTTCGCCATCGGCGACGTTGCGGGCATGCCCCAACTGGCGCATAAGGCGAGCGAGGAAGGCATCGTGGCCGCCGAGAACGCCATGGGGCACGACCGCGCGTTCAACCGCAAGCTGATCCCGGCGTGCATCTACACGTCGCCCGAGGTGGCCAGCGTCGGCATGACGGAAGACGACGCGAAAGCGGCCGGTTACGACGCGAAGGTGGGCAAATTCGCGTTCCGCCCGCTGGGCAAGGCGCAGGCGATCAATGCACGCGTCGGCTTCGTGAAATGGGTCTTCGACGCGAAATACGGACAGATCCTCGGCTGCCATATCATCGGACCGCACGCCGACGACCTCATCGCCGAAGCCGTGATCGCGATCGCCGCCGAAGCCACCATCGAAACCGTGGCACACACCATCCATGCGCATCCCAGCCTCCCGGAAGCGATGATGGAGGCCGCCTTGGCAGGGATCGGTGAAGGAATCCATTCGTAACGATGAAGTCTGGACGATGAACGACGAATCCGGATTCGGTGCGGGGGATCGCGGGGGATTCTCAACCACTGACGTGGCGGCGGACACGTCGCCCGGCCACACGGCGAGGGATTTGAATCCTCTTCCGCGCCCTCCATGGCCTCTGCGGTAGGCCCTGGGCCTCAGCCCCTGGCCCGTGACCTTACTGCGCCCTTCAACTCGCTCAGGTAGGGTTTGAACCCGTACCGGCGCATCTCCGCCCACGCCTTCGAGAAGGGCCAGTGCTGAACTTGCACGCGGTAGATGCCGATCATGGCGCCGGTTCGATCCGCGCCGTGCTGGCAGTGCACGAAGACCGGCTCCTTTGGCGCGCGCGCCAGCGTCGAGAGGAAAGTACTGACTTGAGCCGGCGTGGGCGCCTCCCGGCCCATCGGGATGTTCAACCACCGGAACCCCATGCGCAGAGCGGCCGCCTTCTCAAGGCGGACCTGTTTGGGTGAAATGCGGAGATCGATGATGGTCTGCACGCCTTGCGCCTTGAGGGTCGCGAGCCCGGCAGTTGTGGGCGCGCCGCCGCGTGTGATCCCGGGCGCCACCGTGTGGTAGTTCGGCAGATCGGTCTTCGCGGCATATACAGCGCCCGCCACGAACGGCAGCAGACAGAGCGAGCGCACGAGCGTACCAGACTTGACGGTCATCGTTTGAGGGTCCCCTTCCGGTAATCAGGATAGCGCGCGCCGTGTGCCCGGCGCCTGTCACCCAATCCCCGCCCCCCTGTTCCGCAGGATGCCTTCCACGAAGGCGATGTCCGACGTCTTGTCCACATCCATGGCCAGGTCCGTGAATTTTGTCCGATAACCCTTGGCGCGGACGCGCAGCAGGCGGGACATCCGGTCCTCGATATCGGCCACCTTCAGGCGATGCAGCACATATTTCAAGGCAAAGGCGGGGCCGACGAGCATCGCCAGGCCAAGGACGCTCCGCCTGCGCGCGCCCAAAAGCTCCTCCACCCATTTCCACCTCTCCAGCAAGGCGGCGCGCTTGGCCACGAATGCGCTGCAACCGGTAAACTCGCCGTCCGGGGTTCGGGCGAATATCCAGCCCCGATCGGGGAAATCGCGCTCGATGTCGGCGCGCTCGCAGAAAGGAAAGACCACGTCCGCGGCGGGTGCGCGCTCCAGGAGGTCGGCGACAGCCTCGGGAGTGAGCAGTGGCACGTCGGCGGAGATGCCGAGGATGCGATCCGCGTCTGGAAGAGCATCGAGGCCGGCTTTGAACGTCGCGGCTATGCCGCCCGCCTCGGGCAGGATGGAGAGATCCAGAGCCCGGAGGTCGGGCGAGTCCAGCGTGGGGCCGCCGAGGACGACGATGCGGCCAATGGCCGGGCAGGCGCGCAGGGCGGCCACCGTCCACCACACCATCGGCTTTCCGAGCAGGAGAATGGCAGCCTTGCAGGGTATCGAGGAATCCACTCCCGGGAAGCGGTCGAGTTCAAGTGATCCGCCGGCCAATACAACAGCGTCCGTCATTGCGTGCCTCCTCGCCCTGAGCCGGAATTCGGCGCCAGGTCACGGCCATGATGGCACGGTTGGTACTGAGAAGGCCATGCAGCACAAACATCGCCGGCGGTTTGAAGGTTCTGGAACAGCGAGGGCTCTCAGGGAATGTAGTGCCATCTAGGCAGTGATTTCTGACGCAGGAGGAAACCCGTGAAACGATCCAGTCTTGTAGTGCCGGCGGTTCTGCTGGCCATGGGCGCCATTGTCGCCCTCCACGGAAGGGGCATTGTCGCCGCGGCGCGGACTTCGAACCGCGTCGTGGTTCACGTGCGCGGCGTATCGGGACCGGCGATACGGAACGCCGGCCTGGTCGTGCCGCTGCAACAGCGCGGGCCGACGCAGGGCGAACTGCGGATGCTGGACAGAAAGGGCCAACCCGCCGGCGAGTGCCCGCTCACCCATACGGACGTGAGCGCCGACGTATCCGGATTTGTGGCCCGCGTAACCGTCACCCAGCAGTTCCACAATCCTTCAAACGAGCCCATCGAGGCCGTCTACACCTTCCCGCTCCCGTCCGACGCGGCCGTTGACGACATGGACATGCGGATCGGCAACCGCGTTGTGAAGGGCGAGATCAAGCGCAAGGAAGAGGCGCGCGCGGTCTACGAGGCCGCCAAGGCAGCCGGCCAGGCCACCGCACTCCTCGACCAGGAACGACCCAACATTTTCACGCAGTCGGTGGCCAACATCATGCCCGGCGAGGACGTGAGGATCACGATCAAGTACGTCAACACCCTGAAGTACGACGAAGGGCGTTACGAATTCGTGTTCCCGATGGTCGTGGGGCCGCGGTTTGTTCCCGGCGGCGGCTATACGGTGCCCGGCAAGCGGGGCGCGCCGAGCCCTCAGAGACAGACGGGCCGCGATGTGGGCAAACAGGCTGTGGTAACGGACGCCGACAAAATCACGCCGCCGATCACCCCGCCGGGAACACGCGCGGGGCACGACATCTCCGTATCCGTTAATCTGGATGCCGGCGTCGAGCTGGGCGAGATCACCTCTGTGATGCACGACATCGACGTGGCCCGCGACGGTAAAAACAGGGCGGAGATCAACCTCTCCAATCAGGCGTCCATCCCCAACAAAGACTTCATCCTGCGGTTCACGGTGGCGGGTGGCGCGATTCAGACCGGCCTGCTCACCCACGCGAACGGCAATAACGACGGCTACTTCACGCTCATACTTCAGCCTCCGGCCGCGCCGCCCCAGTCCAAGATCAGCGAGAAGGAGATCGTCTTCGTCATCGACCAAACCGGCTCCCAGATGGGAACGCCGATCGAAATGTCCAAGACCGCGATGAAATACGCCATCCGGCATCTGAACCCCGGCGACACGTTCCAGTTGGTGGGATTCAACACCAGCGTCTACCCATGCTTCGAGAAGGCCGTGCCCGCAACGCCAGATAACATCGCGAAAGCGATCGCCTACCTCGATCCATTGGAGGGAGCGGGCGGAACCGACATCCTGAAGGCCGCCGATTACGCGCTGTCCATGCCGGTGGACCCGTCGCGCCTCCGCATCATCTGCTTTATGACCGACGGCTACGTTGGCAATGACATGCAGATCATCGACTACGTGAAGACGCACCGCGGCCAGGCGCGCATGTTCCCGTTCGGCATCGGCTCAAGCGTCAATCGGTTCCTCATCGAGGGGATGGCCAGGGAAGGCCGCGGGCAGTCCGACATCATCGCGCTGAATGAAGGCCCCACCGCCGCGTCCGAGAAGTTCTACCGCCGAATCGCCAGCCCGGTCCTGCTGGATCCGCAGGTGGACTGGGGCGGCCTCCCCGTCCAGGAAGTCTTC
This window encodes:
- a CDS encoding CDGSH iron-sulfur domain-containing protein, with protein sequence MPDVKIELLKDGPILITGPISLKDSAGADIPVTHETIAMCRCGHSGIKPFCDGSHKREGFQAD
- the lpdA gene encoding dihydrolipoyl dehydrogenase, producing the protein MDTIIAAKTIKNAVAAPERAAVSGAATTTAPGQLNQAAVQAEVQALLAQGPEVACDVAIVGGGPGGYVSAIRAAQLGAKTVLIEAGPMGGTCLNVGCIPTKCLLGCVETYDAALHAKEMGVIVADVKPDFPAMLARTKKIVDGLVKGVEFLMKKNGVTVLNGMADFVDAHTLAVGAQRVKAKNIIVATGSKVVEIDLPGIGKDYITSDSALEMGELPKRMVILGGGVIGMEWGFIYQTLGVQVTVVEMLPNVLTGVEKECADELVKVLKKAGMKILVDSKLVRAEPGANGAKQYVVETKAGEQKIEAECLFMAVGRRANLTVDAAKIGLNVERGTVVVDDHLRTNVPGVFAIGDVAGMPQLAHKASEEGIVAAENAMGHDRAFNRKLIPACIYTSPEVASVGMTEDDAKAAGYDAKVGKFAFRPLGKAQAINARVGFVKWVFDAKYGQILGCHIIGPHADDLIAEAVIAIAAEATIETVAHTIHAHPSLPEAMMEAALAGIGEGIHS
- a CDS encoding tyrosine-protein phosphatase, translating into MTVKSGTLVRSLCLLPFVAGAVYAAKTDLPNYHTVAPGITRGGAPTTAGLATLKAQGVQTIIDLRISPKQVRLEKAAALRMGFRWLNIPMGREAPTPAQVSTFLSTLARAPKEPVFVHCQHGADRTGAMIGIYRVQVQHWPFSKAWAEMRRYGFKPYLSELKGAVRSRARG
- a CDS encoding nucleotidyltransferase family protein: MTDAVVLAGGSLELDRFPGVDSSIPCKAAILLLGKPMVWWTVAALRACPAIGRIVVLGGPTLDSPDLRALDLSILPEAGGIAATFKAGLDALPDADRILGISADVPLLTPEAVADLLERAPAADVVFPFCERADIERDFPDRGWIFARTPDGEFTGCSAFVAKRAALLERWKWVEELLGARRRSVLGLAMLVGPAFALKYVLHRLKVADIEDRMSRLLRVRAKGYRTKFTDLAMDVDKTSDIAFVEGILRNRGAGIG
- a CDS encoding VIT and VWA domain-containing protein, translating into MKRSSLVVPAVLLAMGAIVALHGRGIVAAARTSNRVVVHVRGVSGPAIRNAGLVVPLQQRGPTQGELRMLDRKGQPAGECPLTHTDVSADVSGFVARVTVTQQFHNPSNEPIEAVYTFPLPSDAAVDDMDMRIGNRVVKGEIKRKEEARAVYEAAKAAGQATALLDQERPNIFTQSVANIMPGEDVRITIKYVNTLKYDEGRYEFVFPMVVGPRFVPGGGYTVPGKRGAPSPQRQTGRDVGKQAVVTDADKITPPITPPGTRAGHDISVSVNLDAGVELGEITSVMHDIDVARDGKNRAEINLSNQASIPNKDFILRFTVAGGAIQTGLLTHANGNNDGYFTLILQPPAAPPQSKISEKEIVFVIDQTGSQMGTPIEMSKTAMKYAIRHLNPGDTFQLVGFNTSVYPCFEKAVPATPDNIAKAIAYLDPLEGAGGTDILKAADYALSMPVDPSRLRIICFMTDGYVGNDMQIIDYVKTHRGQARMFPFGIGSSVNRFLIEGMAREGRGQSDIIALNEGPTAASEKFYRRIASPVLLDPQVDWGGLPVQEVFPQQIPDVFSYGPIILKGRYTHAAEGDITVRGLVRGKPWQETIHVSLPPLQPNGGGIESLWAREKIDDLQSQDWIGAQTGSPIQNIKDQIIDVALAHRLMSQYTSFVAVEQRVVNVGGRQRTVDVPVEMPEGVSYDGIFGEAKDKSALTAGTLYATGSNQYNLNFNYRNAPASTGAFGMSKLSPAVPQQSLSRGTVGGGFGGAVAAIPTPAAPPMPGGPPMPAVRLAPPAKPPVRSRLTLSESPAHAAVSTNGSLAGEELAFKSDALKAMKPADRMALLENVKMHTALHGLAAKVKAEGKNGTLHTPSVQVDNGRVWVQVWVKSASKANLAKLKAAGFTLETTLMPGKLLLGSVPVAKLESIAALVFVARIEPVILK